A genomic region of Mycobacterium senriense contains the following coding sequences:
- a CDS encoding VOC family protein has product MTDNGVLGDVSFCHLVVGVTDMDRALAFYRDVLGMEIVFETLISGEPFDAALHSNRKQEGRVVGGLLGGLMIELLSIGTNPPPQKQRRGITGIHNVSLSVTDLDDTHRRIIDAGYTPDQDPFEIGGVRMFFVKDPDGTPVEFIELPDGARSTYEMHRGIQLQMGPVR; this is encoded by the coding sequence GTGACGGACAACGGCGTCCTCGGCGACGTCTCGTTCTGCCACCTCGTCGTCGGCGTGACCGACATGGACCGTGCCCTGGCGTTCTACCGCGATGTGCTGGGCATGGAGATCGTCTTCGAAACCCTCATCTCCGGAGAGCCTTTCGACGCGGCATTGCACTCGAACCGCAAGCAGGAGGGCCGAGTGGTCGGCGGACTGCTGGGCGGGTTGATGATCGAGCTCCTCTCGATCGGCACCAACCCGCCCCCACAGAAGCAGCGCCGAGGCATCACCGGCATCCACAACGTGTCGCTGTCTGTGACCGATCTGGACGACACGCACCGCCGCATCATCGACGCCGGCTACACCCCCGACCAAGACCCCTTCGAGATCGGCGGCGTCCGAATGTTTTTCGTCAAGGACCCGGATGGGACACCGGTCGAGTTCATCGAACTACCCGACGGGGCGCGAAGCACCTACGAAATGCACCGCGGCATACAGCTGCAGATGGGACCCGTCAGATGA
- a CDS encoding NAD(P)H-dependent amine dehydrogenase family protein: MSSPSKLRVVQWATGGVGKAAIACVINHPQLELVGCWVHSADKNGVDVGKIIGTQELGVKATTSIDEILALDADCVMYSPLIPNDDEVIAILRSGKNVVTPVGWVYPDPGNARHRAVADAATESGVTLHGSGIHPGGITERFPLMVSSLSSAITHVRAEEFSDIRTYNAPDVVRHIMGFGGTPEEATQGPMAGLLDGGFKQSVRMIADHMGFRIDPNIRTIQDVAVATADIDYEPFPITTGTVAARRFRWQALVDGEPVITAAVNWLMGEENLEPAWNFGDRGERFEVEITGDPDVSLTFKGLQPETIAEGLVKNPGVVVTANHCINAIPDVCAAEPGIKTYLDLPLFAGRPAPNLSTGKR; encoded by the coding sequence ATGAGCAGCCCGTCCAAGCTTCGTGTCGTCCAGTGGGCCACCGGGGGCGTGGGGAAAGCGGCGATCGCGTGCGTCATCAATCACCCACAGCTGGAGCTGGTGGGGTGCTGGGTGCACAGCGCGGACAAGAACGGCGTCGACGTCGGCAAGATTATCGGGACGCAGGAGCTCGGTGTCAAAGCCACCACCAGCATCGACGAAATACTGGCGCTGGACGCCGACTGCGTGATGTACAGCCCGCTGATACCCAATGACGACGAGGTGATCGCGATCCTGCGATCCGGGAAGAACGTGGTCACCCCGGTCGGCTGGGTGTACCCCGACCCGGGCAACGCGCGTCACCGAGCCGTTGCCGACGCGGCGACGGAAAGCGGTGTGACGCTGCATGGTTCGGGAATCCACCCCGGAGGCATCACCGAGCGGTTCCCGCTGATGGTGTCCTCGCTGTCGTCGGCGATCACGCATGTGCGTGCCGAGGAGTTCTCCGACATCCGCACCTACAACGCACCGGACGTGGTGCGCCACATCATGGGATTCGGCGGCACACCCGAGGAAGCGACCCAAGGGCCGATGGCCGGACTGCTCGACGGGGGCTTCAAGCAGTCGGTCCGGATGATCGCCGACCACATGGGATTTCGCATCGATCCCAACATCAGGACCATCCAGGACGTCGCCGTGGCGACCGCCGATATCGACTACGAGCCCTTCCCGATCACGACCGGCACCGTGGCCGCGCGCCGGTTCCGCTGGCAGGCCCTGGTTGACGGCGAGCCGGTCATCACCGCGGCCGTCAACTGGCTGATGGGCGAGGAGAATCTCGAGCCGGCCTGGAATTTCGGCGACCGCGGCGAACGCTTCGAGGTCGAGATCACCGGCGATCCCGATGTGAGCCTCACCTTCAAGGGTTTGCAACCGGAGACGATCGCGGAAGGCTTGGTGAAAAACCCGGGCGTCGTCGTCACCGCCAACCACTGCATCAATGCCATTCCCGACGTCTGCGCCGCCGAGCCGGGCATCAAGACCTACCTCGACTTGCCGTTGTTCGCCGGGCGCCCGGCCCCGAATCTTTCGACGGGTAAGCGGTGA
- a CDS encoding SDR family oxidoreductase, with product MSVLDGKIAIVTGTSRGVGVGIAHELLRAGATVIGCSRSPLDGIPGIEPDWADRASQQVCDQGDYRSIDAFVADVVVTHGRVDILVNNAGGTVPAPHAESIPELVQRIQGAPADDDDYARTALFHAFAVQMNLIGPLWFAIRAYRQMQNQDGVGCIINVSSGAGHPAGSPTLVSYGAAKSGLNHLTRSLAEEWGPKVRVNCVALGPTMTENFRSFVLPKDDPDGAKYFAAVPLRRAGEPAEVGRVCVFLAGGQADFVNGTTVECDGGMLPGVLYDAGLKTITDLL from the coding sequence ATGAGCGTCCTCGACGGCAAGATCGCGATCGTCACCGGCACCAGCCGCGGCGTGGGCGTGGGCATCGCCCACGAACTGCTGCGCGCCGGAGCGACCGTGATCGGCTGCTCGCGCTCACCGCTCGACGGCATCCCAGGCATCGAACCAGACTGGGCGGACCGCGCTTCCCAACAGGTTTGCGATCAGGGTGACTACCGCTCGATCGACGCGTTCGTCGCGGACGTCGTGGTCACGCATGGACGGGTCGACATCCTGGTGAACAATGCCGGCGGCACCGTCCCGGCGCCGCATGCCGAGAGCATTCCCGAACTGGTGCAACGCATTCAGGGCGCGCCCGCCGACGATGACGACTACGCGCGGACGGCGCTGTTCCACGCGTTCGCCGTGCAGATGAATCTCATCGGCCCACTGTGGTTCGCGATCCGTGCCTATCGGCAGATGCAGAACCAGGACGGCGTGGGCTGCATCATCAACGTCTCCAGCGGCGCCGGACATCCGGCGGGATCACCAACCCTGGTCTCCTACGGGGCGGCCAAGAGTGGCCTCAACCACCTCACCCGTTCGTTGGCCGAAGAGTGGGGACCCAAGGTGAGGGTCAACTGTGTGGCGTTGGGCCCGACGATGACCGAGAACTTCCGGTCCTTCGTGCTGCCCAAGGACGACCCCGATGGCGCAAAGTATTTCGCCGCCGTGCCCTTGCGCCGTGCGGGTGAGCCCGCCGAAGTCGGGCGGGTCTGCGTTTTCCTGGCCGGCGGGCAGGCCGACTTCGTCAACGGCACCACCGTCGAATGCGACGGCGGGATGCTGCCCGGCGTGCTCTACGACGCGGGCTTGAAAACCATCACCGATCTGCTGTAG
- a CDS encoding DUF1330 domain-containing protein gives MAGLEPTPEQFAALAARPVDAPVVMVNLLKFKAEGGVESYLQYGREVAPHLQRVGATLRYAGGAPSVVIGDGERPWWDAILVVEYPNPQAFIDMVTTQEYAKVHELRVAGLERGDLIATSAWSMASE, from the coding sequence ATGGCCGGCTTGGAACCAACGCCCGAGCAATTCGCTGCGCTTGCGGCACGACCGGTTGACGCGCCGGTGGTGATGGTCAACCTGTTGAAGTTCAAAGCCGAGGGCGGCGTCGAGAGCTATCTGCAGTACGGCCGGGAAGTGGCGCCACACCTGCAACGCGTCGGCGCCACCCTGCGCTATGCCGGGGGAGCGCCGTCGGTGGTGATCGGCGACGGCGAACGACCTTGGTGGGACGCGATTCTCGTCGTCGAGTACCCAAACCCACAGGCCTTCATCGACATGGTGACGACCCAGGAGTACGCCAAGGTGCACGAACTTCGCGTCGCCGGCCTGGAGCGTGGAGATTTGATCGCGACTTCGGCATGGTCGATGGCATCCGAGTGA
- a CDS encoding WS/DGAT/MGAT family O-acyltransferase, whose protein sequence is MELIKPTDAIFLLGESREHPMHVGGLQLFKPPPGAGRGFVTDLYKSLAAQPDFQPTFRKHPASFVGGIANLGWSYDDDVDIEYHVRRSALPSPRRVRELLELTSRWHSSLLDRHRPLWETHIVEGLKDGRFAIYTKVHHALIDGVSAQKLMQRSLSTDPDDLEIRAPWSLRKPQRRSGPSSPLSSLVRTAGSLAALAPSTIGLARAALFEQQLTLPFGAPKTMLNVKIGGARRCAAQSWSLDRIKCVKQAAGVTVNDVVLAMCSGALRYYLLEHDALPDTPLIAMVPVSLRTEEEADAGGNRVGAILCNLATDADDPAQRLLTISDSMRSNKKVFSQLPRLQALALSAVNTSALALAAVPGWVASTSPPFNIIISNVPGPTQPIYYGGARLDGNYPLSIALDGQALNITLVSNAGNLDFGLVGCRRSVPHLQRLLAHLESSLKDLEHAVGE, encoded by the coding sequence ATGGAACTGATAAAGCCCACCGACGCGATCTTTCTCCTGGGAGAGTCTCGCGAACATCCCATGCACGTCGGAGGCTTGCAGTTGTTCAAGCCGCCGCCGGGCGCCGGCCGCGGCTTCGTTACTGACCTCTACAAGAGCCTGGCCGCGCAGCCGGATTTTCAGCCCACGTTTCGCAAGCATCCCGCGAGCTTTGTCGGCGGAATCGCAAACCTGGGCTGGTCTTACGACGACGACGTCGACATCGAGTATCACGTCCGGCGCTCGGCACTGCCGTCGCCTAGACGAGTTCGCGAATTGCTCGAGCTCACTTCGCGATGGCACAGCAGCCTGCTGGATCGCCACCGTCCCTTGTGGGAGACGCACATCGTCGAAGGCCTGAAAGATGGCCGGTTCGCGATCTACACCAAGGTGCACCACGCGCTGATCGACGGCGTCTCCGCGCAGAAGTTGATGCAGCGCTCGCTGTCCACCGACCCTGACGACTTAGAGATCCGCGCCCCGTGGAGTCTGCGCAAACCTCAGCGCAGATCCGGCCCGTCGTCTCCGTTGAGCTCGTTGGTCCGCACGGCGGGATCCCTTGCTGCACTTGCCCCTTCGACAATAGGGCTGGCGCGTGCGGCGCTGTTCGAACAGCAACTGACTCTGCCCTTTGGGGCGCCGAAGACCATGTTGAACGTCAAGATCGGCGGCGCCCGCCGCTGCGCGGCGCAGTCCTGGTCGCTGGACCGCATCAAATGCGTGAAGCAGGCCGCGGGGGTCACGGTGAACGACGTCGTCCTGGCGATGTGCTCGGGCGCCCTGCGCTATTACCTGCTCGAGCACGACGCGCTGCCGGACACGCCACTGATCGCGATGGTCCCGGTGAGCCTGCGCACCGAGGAAGAGGCCGACGCCGGTGGCAACCGGGTCGGGGCCATCCTGTGCAATCTCGCGACCGACGCCGACGATCCCGCCCAGCGTCTGCTGACCATCAGCGACTCGATGCGCAGCAACAAGAAGGTTTTCTCGCAGTTGCCGCGTCTTCAGGCGTTGGCGCTGTCGGCCGTCAACACGTCGGCGTTGGCGTTGGCGGCGGTCCCGGGCTGGGTCGCGTCGACGTCACCCCCGTTCAACATCATCATTTCGAACGTGCCGGGACCGACGCAGCCGATCTACTATGGGGGCGCCCGGCTCGACGGCAACTACCCGCTGTCCATCGCGCTGGATGGCCAGGCGCTGAACATCACCTTGGTCAGCAACGCCGGCAATCTGGACTTCGGTCTGGTGGGCTGCCGGCGCAGCGTGCCGCATCTGCAACGCCTGCTCGCGCACCTGGAGTCCTCGCTCAAGGATCTGGAACACGCTGTGGGAGAATAG
- a CDS encoding NUDIX domain-containing protein, translating to MAKLSAGVMLYRTCDGVVEVLIAHPGGPFWARKDDGAWSIPKGEYTDGEDPWAAARREFAEELGLAVPAGPRIDLGQCKQSGGKVVTAFAVHADLDVTDARSNAFELEWPRGSGKLREFPEVDRVDWFSVTTARIKLLKGQLGFLDRLMADPGLAGLFEGT from the coding sequence ATGGCCAAACTCAGCGCGGGCGTGATGTTGTACCGGACCTGCGACGGCGTCGTCGAGGTATTGATCGCGCACCCGGGTGGGCCATTCTGGGCCCGCAAAGACGACGGCGCGTGGTCGATCCCGAAAGGCGAGTACACCGACGGGGAGGACCCCTGGGCTGCCGCGCGGCGTGAGTTCGCCGAGGAGCTGGGGCTGGCGGTGCCGGCCGGCCCGCGAATCGACCTGGGTCAGTGCAAGCAGTCCGGCGGAAAGGTGGTGACCGCCTTCGCCGTGCACGCCGACCTCGACGTCACCGACGCGCGCAGCAACGCTTTCGAATTGGAGTGGCCGAGAGGATCGGGCAAGCTGCGCGAGTTTCCCGAGGTCGATCGCGTCGACTGGTTCTCGGTGACGACCGCGCGCATCAAATTGCTGAAGGGGCAGCTCGGCTTTCTCGATCGCCTGATGGCGGATCCGGGCCTGGCCGGACTATTCGAAGGGACGTGA
- a CDS encoding haloalkane dehalogenase — protein MQTLRTPDDRFDGVPDFPYAPRYGEVSDDEGGTLRVAWVEDGPESGDPILMLHGEPSWSYLYRKMIPVLAAAGHRVICPDLVGFGRSDKPTRLEDHSYARHVEWMRAVAFDLLDLCNVTLVGQDWGGLIGLRLVAEHPERFARVVVANTGLPNGEQPMADVWWRFREAITSAPTLNVSAFVQGGCRRQMSQQERAGYDAPFPTDQYCAGPRAMPGLVPTSPDDPAAAANKTAWARLSVSSTPMLVAFSDSDPITGPMAAIFQREMRGAQGIGHPVIRDAGHFLQEDAGAELAGHIVEFVRR, from the coding sequence ATGCAAACGCTGCGAACACCCGACGACCGATTCGACGGTGTCCCCGACTTTCCTTACGCCCCAAGGTATGGCGAAGTGTCCGACGATGAAGGCGGCACATTGCGCGTCGCGTGGGTCGAGGACGGGCCGGAAAGCGGCGATCCGATTCTCATGCTGCACGGCGAACCGTCGTGGTCATATCTGTACCGCAAGATGATTCCGGTGCTGGCTGCTGCCGGGCATCGAGTCATCTGCCCCGACCTGGTCGGGTTCGGCCGTTCGGACAAGCCCACCCGCCTCGAAGACCACAGCTACGCGCGCCACGTCGAGTGGATGCGAGCGGTGGCCTTCGATCTGCTCGACCTTTGCAACGTCACCCTGGTCGGCCAGGACTGGGGCGGGCTGATCGGATTGCGGCTTGTCGCAGAGCATCCCGAGCGGTTCGCGCGGGTGGTCGTCGCCAACACCGGGCTGCCGAACGGCGAGCAGCCCATGGCCGACGTCTGGTGGCGCTTCCGTGAAGCCATCACGTCGGCGCCGACGCTCAACGTCAGCGCGTTCGTGCAGGGTGGTTGTCGCCGACAGATGAGCCAGCAGGAGCGCGCAGGCTACGACGCTCCGTTCCCCACCGACCAGTACTGCGCCGGGCCTCGCGCCATGCCCGGCCTGGTGCCCACGTCACCGGACGATCCCGCCGCCGCGGCCAACAAGACCGCCTGGGCCAGGCTGTCGGTGAGCTCGACACCCATGCTGGTCGCCTTCAGTGACAGCGACCCGATCACCGGGCCGATGGCCGCCATATTCCAGCGCGAGATGCGCGGCGCGCAGGGGATAGGCCACCCGGTGATTCGCGATGCCGGCCATTTCTTGCAGGAGGACGCCGGAGCGGAACTGGCCGGCCACATCGTGGAGTTCGTGCGCCGCTGA
- a CDS encoding cytochrome P450: MTTAPTESTKPDELLVRLLDPAVRADPYPLFAQFRERGSFALSEGNLAVFSTYRDCDEVLRHPSSSNDRLKSTAARAQIEAQTRQLIEAGAEAPPQTPPGFLFQDPPDHTRLRKLVSKAFAPKVVNALQPDITALIDGLLDRIAERGRFEVVEDLAYPLPVAVICRLLGVPIEDEPQFSRVSALLAQSLDPFVAFTGTPSENLKERMDAGMWLRAYLHGLIDRRRSRPGDDLMSGLIAVEESGDQLSAEEIVSTCVLLLVAGHETTVNLIGNAVLAMLRQPSQWTALGADATRAPAVIEETLRYDPPVQMIARTAGDDMAIGGIDVAAGDIMMLLTAAAQRDPAEYDRPDVFDPDRKALRHLGFGRGAHYCLGAPLARLEAGLALSAVTARFPNARLDSEPQYKTNVTLRGLSQLMVAV, from the coding sequence ATGACGACAGCGCCGACCGAGTCCACAAAACCCGACGAGTTGTTGGTGCGGCTGTTGGACCCGGCGGTCCGTGCCGACCCGTACCCGCTGTTCGCGCAGTTTCGCGAACGCGGATCATTCGCCTTGTCGGAGGGCAACCTCGCGGTGTTCTCGACTTACCGCGACTGCGACGAAGTTCTGCGCCACCCGTCATCGAGCAACGACCGGCTCAAGTCGACGGCCGCCCGCGCGCAGATCGAGGCGCAGACCCGGCAGCTCATCGAGGCCGGTGCCGAGGCGCCGCCACAAACCCCGCCGGGATTCCTGTTCCAGGACCCGCCGGATCACACCCGGCTGCGCAAACTGGTCAGCAAGGCGTTCGCGCCGAAGGTGGTGAACGCGCTGCAACCCGACATCACCGCGCTGATCGACGGGCTGCTCGACCGGATCGCCGAACGGGGACGGTTCGAAGTCGTCGAGGACCTCGCCTATCCACTGCCGGTGGCGGTCATCTGCCGGCTACTCGGCGTACCGATCGAGGACGAACCGCAATTCAGCAGAGTGTCCGCGCTGCTGGCGCAGTCCCTGGACCCCTTCGTCGCCTTCACCGGAACGCCGTCGGAGAACCTGAAGGAGCGGATGGACGCCGGAATGTGGTTGCGCGCCTACTTGCATGGCCTGATCGACCGGCGACGCTCGCGGCCCGGTGACGATCTGATGTCCGGGCTGATCGCCGTGGAAGAGTCGGGCGACCAGCTGAGCGCGGAGGAGATCGTCTCCACCTGTGTCCTGCTGTTGGTCGCCGGTCACGAGACCACGGTGAACCTGATCGGCAACGCCGTCCTGGCGATGCTGCGCCAACCGTCGCAATGGACCGCGCTCGGCGCCGACGCCACCCGCGCCCCGGCGGTCATCGAGGAGACGTTGCGCTACGACCCGCCGGTGCAGATGATCGCCCGAACTGCGGGCGACGACATGGCAATTGGGGGCATCGACGTGGCCGCGGGCGACATCATGATGCTGCTGACCGCCGCCGCCCAGCGCGATCCCGCCGAATACGACCGCCCCGACGTCTTCGACCCCGACCGGAAAGCGCTGCGGCACTTAGGATTCGGTCGCGGAGCGCATTACTGCCTGGGCGCGCCACTGGCTCGGCTCGAAGCAGGTTTGGCCCTGTCGGCGGTGACGGCACGTTTCCCGAACGCCAGGTTGGACAGTGAGCCGCAATACAAGACCAATGTCACGCTGCGCGGGCTGTCGCAGCTCATGGTCGCGGTCTAG
- a CDS encoding CDGP domain-containing protein: MTRCIVGGFAVLLLGAQLIASAPPAGAGCRYGGPVLSKCDGPVQPDGTWQRCVAVTRLVPNGASSYLVPDNHCGLMGPGQQPSDFTFGDPPTHIDG, encoded by the coding sequence ATGACGCGGTGCATCGTCGGAGGATTTGCTGTCCTGCTGTTGGGCGCGCAACTCATCGCCTCGGCGCCGCCGGCCGGCGCCGGGTGTCGGTACGGGGGACCCGTACTCAGTAAGTGCGACGGACCCGTCCAGCCCGACGGCACCTGGCAACGTTGCGTCGCAGTCACCCGCCTGGTTCCCAACGGCGCCAGTTCCTACCTCGTGCCCGACAATCACTGCGGTCTGATGGGTCCCGGTCAGCAGCCCTCGGATTTCACCTTCGGCGACCCACCGACACACATCGACGGCTGA
- a CDS encoding HNH endonuclease signature motif containing protein encodes MSSTASPPVAVGPAERLEVLFEELSELAGQRNAIDGRIVEIVAEIDRDELCGATGARSVPALLAWKMGWSSANAHTMTTVARRLEAFPRCAQGMREGRLSLDQVGVIAARAGEGSDEHYAQLAGVATVNQLRTAVKLEPRPEPDSGPEPQRSITKTSGEEFCCWRIKLPHLDAAKFDAALASHRDALIAEWQHDRGNDERASDIAPPLPSTGDAFMRLVEAGWDAEAARRPHGHHTTVVVHVDAQQRAAALHLGPLLTDAERRYLTCDVTCEVWFERDGEVIGAGRATRVINRRLRRALEHRQPACVVPGCGATRGLHAHHIWHWEDGGPTELANLVLVCPYHHRLHHRGVITITGPADDLGVTDSSGRSLHPGSLARPPNLAPPAVPPCPGPTGERADWWWYEPFQPQPPPTTN; translated from the coding sequence ATGTCGTCGACTGCATCGCCTCCGGTGGCGGTGGGCCCTGCTGAGCGTCTTGAGGTGCTCTTCGAGGAGTTGTCGGAGTTGGCCGGTCAGCGCAATGCCATTGATGGGCGCATTGTGGAGATCGTCGCCGAGATCGATCGCGATGAGCTTTGCGGCGCCACGGGCGCACGGTCGGTCCCGGCGTTGCTGGCCTGGAAGATGGGCTGGTCATCGGCAAACGCCCACACGATGACCACCGTGGCGCGCCGGCTCGAGGCGTTTCCTCGTTGCGCGCAGGGCATGCGGGAGGGGCGACTGTCGCTGGATCAGGTCGGCGTCATCGCGGCGCGTGCCGGTGAGGGATCTGATGAGCACTACGCGCAGCTGGCCGGGGTTGCCACAGTCAACCAGCTGCGCACCGCGGTCAAGCTGGAACCGCGACCCGAACCCGATTCTGGGCCTGAACCGCAGCGCTCAATCACCAAGACCTCCGGTGAGGAGTTTTGCTGTTGGCGGATCAAACTTCCGCACCTGGATGCGGCGAAGTTCGACGCGGCGTTGGCATCTCATCGTGATGCGCTGATCGCCGAGTGGCAGCACGATCGCGGCAATGACGAGCGTGCCTCCGATATCGCGCCGCCGTTGCCCAGCACTGGCGACGCGTTTATGCGCCTGGTCGAGGCCGGATGGGATGCCGAGGCGGCCCGCCGGCCGCACGGCCATCACACCACTGTGGTGGTGCATGTCGACGCTCAGCAGCGTGCCGCCGCGCTGCATTTGGGTCCGCTGCTCACCGACGCCGAGCGCCGATACCTGACCTGTGATGTCACGTGTGAAGTGTGGTTTGAACGTGACGGTGAGGTCATTGGTGCCGGGCGTGCGACGCGGGTGATCAACCGGCGGCTGCGCCGAGCCCTTGAGCACCGCCAGCCCGCGTGCGTGGTTCCCGGCTGTGGCGCCACCCGCGGTCTGCACGCCCATCACATCTGGCACTGGGAAGACGGCGGCCCCACCGAGTTGGCCAACCTGGTGTTGGTATGCCCCTATCACCACCGGTTGCACCATCGTGGCGTCATCACCATCACCGGACCCGCCGACGATCTCGGCGTCACCGACAGCTCCGGGCGATCACTGCACCCGGGGTCGCTCGCGCGTCCTCCCAACCTTGCCCCACCCGCCGTCCCGCCGTGTCCCGGGCCCACCGGCGAGCGCGCCGACTGGTGGTGGTACGAACCCTTCCAGCCGCAACCACCACCGACAACCAACTAG
- a CDS encoding ATP-dependent DNA ligase, whose protein sequence is MDLPVMPPVSPMLAKSVRSIPNDASYEPKWDGFRSICFRDHDQVELGSRNERPMTRYFPELVAAVKSELPERCVIDGEIVIATDRGLDFEALQQRIHPADSRVRMLAETTPASFIAFDLLALGDDDYTRRPFSERRAALVDALAGSGPSIHVTPATTDLGTAQRWFDEFEGAGLDGVIAKPLDITYQPDKRIMFKIKHERTADCVVAGYRVHKSGAGAIGSLLLGLYQDDGQLASVGVIGAFPMAERRRLFDELQPLVTDFENHPWNWAAHEAGERTPRKNEFSRWNAGKDLSFVPLRPERVVEVRYDHMEGRRFRHTAQFNRWRPDREPRSCTYEQLEQPVTFSLGEIVPGLGSG, encoded by the coding sequence ATGGACCTCCCTGTCATGCCGCCGGTGTCGCCGATGCTGGCGAAATCGGTGCGCTCAATTCCCAATGACGCGTCCTATGAGCCCAAGTGGGACGGCTTCAGGTCGATATGTTTCCGCGACCACGACCAGGTCGAGCTGGGCAGCCGCAACGAACGGCCGATGACGCGTTATTTCCCCGAGTTGGTCGCAGCGGTCAAATCCGAGCTGCCGGAGCGCTGCGTGATCGACGGCGAAATCGTCATCGCCACCGATCGCGGGCTGGATTTCGAGGCGCTGCAACAACGCATCCACCCGGCCGACTCACGGGTGCGAATGCTCGCCGAGACCACGCCTGCGTCGTTCATCGCGTTCGACTTGCTCGCGCTCGGCGACGACGACTACACCCGACGGCCCTTCAGCGAGCGGCGCGCCGCCCTCGTCGACGCCCTGGCGGGCTCGGGACCCTCGATCCATGTCACGCCGGCGACGACCGATCTGGGCACCGCGCAGCGCTGGTTCGACGAATTCGAGGGCGCCGGCCTCGACGGCGTGATTGCCAAGCCGCTCGACATCACCTACCAGCCGGACAAGCGGATCATGTTCAAGATCAAGCACGAGCGGACCGCCGACTGTGTGGTCGCCGGCTATCGGGTGCACAAATCAGGTGCCGGCGCGATTGGTTCGCTGTTGTTGGGTCTGTATCAGGATGACGGCCAGCTCGCGTCGGTCGGCGTGATCGGCGCGTTTCCGATGGCCGAGCGGCGGCGGCTGTTCGACGAACTACAGCCGCTCGTCACCGATTTCGAGAATCACCCGTGGAATTGGGCCGCGCACGAAGCCGGCGAGCGGACTCCTCGTAAGAACGAATTCTCGCGCTGGAACGCCGGCAAGGATCTGTCGTTCGTGCCGCTGCGGCCCGAGCGGGTGGTCGAGGTCCGCTACGACCACATGGAAGGCCGGCGATTTCGTCATACCGCACAGTTCAATCGGTGGCGTCCGGATCGCGAACCACGCTCGTGCACCTACGAACAACTCGAACAACCGGTGACGTTCAGCCTCGGCGAGATCGTGCCGGGACTCGGTTCGGGCTAG
- the ligD gene encoding non-homologous end-joining DNA ligase: MAAAEELDVDGIAVRLTNPDKVYFPKLGSKGTKRHLVDYYRAVAGGPMLDTLRDRPTHLQRFPDGIDGEEIYQKRIPQHHPDYLQTCLVTFPSGRTADALKVTHPAAVVWAAQMGTVTLHPWQVRCPDTDHPDELRIDLDPQPGVAFEQARIVAVEVLRPLLDELGLVGYPKTSGGRGIHVFLRIAADWDFIEVRRAGIALAREVERRAPDLVTTSWWKEERGERIFIDFNQNARDRTMASAYSVRRTPIATVSMPVTWEELADAEPDDYTMATVPDLVRDREDPWAAMDDAVQSIASLLEMAEADEERGLGDMPYPPNYPKMPGEPKRVQPSRDRDLKSDKG; encoded by the coding sequence ATGGCTGCTGCAGAAGAGCTCGACGTCGACGGCATTGCGGTGCGCCTGACCAATCCGGACAAGGTGTATTTCCCAAAACTGGGGTCGAAGGGAACCAAGCGACACCTGGTGGACTACTACCGCGCCGTTGCGGGCGGTCCGATGCTCGACACGCTGCGTGACCGGCCCACCCACCTGCAGCGTTTCCCGGACGGTATCGACGGCGAGGAGATCTACCAGAAGCGGATCCCGCAGCACCATCCCGACTACCTGCAGACATGCCTGGTGACGTTTCCGTCCGGGCGGACGGCTGACGCGCTGAAGGTGACTCATCCGGCGGCGGTCGTGTGGGCGGCACAGATGGGCACCGTCACCTTGCACCCGTGGCAGGTGCGCTGCCCGGATACCGACCATCCCGACGAATTGCGCATCGATCTGGACCCGCAGCCCGGTGTCGCGTTCGAGCAGGCGCGCATCGTCGCGGTCGAGGTGTTGCGGCCGCTGCTCGACGAGCTGGGTCTGGTCGGATATCCGAAGACCTCGGGTGGTCGCGGGATCCACGTCTTTCTGCGGATCGCCGCCGACTGGGATTTCATCGAGGTGCGCCGCGCCGGCATCGCCCTGGCCCGCGAGGTCGAGCGCCGGGCGCCCGACCTCGTCACCACATCCTGGTGGAAGGAAGAGCGCGGCGAACGCATTTTCATCGACTTCAACCAGAACGCCCGGGACCGCACCATGGCGTCGGCGTATTCGGTGCGGCGCACCCCGATCGCGACGGTATCGATGCCAGTGACGTGGGAGGAGCTGGCCGACGCCGAGCCGGACGACTACACCATGGCAACGGTGCCCGATCTGGTCCGAGACCGAGAAGACCCCTGGGCCGCTATGGATGATGCGGTCCAATCGATCGCTTCCCTACTGGAAATGGCCGAGGCCGACGAAGAGCGCGGGCTCGGGGATATGCCGTATCCGCCGAACTATCCGAAAATGCCCGGCGAGCCCAAACGCGTTCAGCCCAGCCGGGATCGAGATCTCAAAAGCGACAAGGGCTAG